One region of Streptomyces sp. NBC_00442 genomic DNA includes:
- a CDS encoding DEAD/DEAH box helicase → MSISSTDHSVLPENENNDTVGAVEARENDVVEAVAASEVIEVVEIAESEADEPTENAEPTVTFAELGLPEGVVRKLAQNGVTTPFPIQAATIPDALAGKDILGRGRTGSGKTLSFGLPTLATLAGGSTEKKKPRAIILTPTRELAMQVADALQPYGDVLGLKMKVVCGGTSMSNQIYALERGVDVLVATPGRLRDLINRGACSLANVQVAVLDEADQMSDLGFLPEVTELLDQIPGGGQRMLFSATMENEISTLVKRYLTNPVTHEVDSAQGNVSTMTHHVLVVKPKDKAPVTAAIAARKGRTIIFVRTQLGADRIAEQLCESGVKADALHGGMTQGARTRVLEDFKKGYVNALVATDVAARGIHVDGIDLVLNVDPAGDHKDYLHRSGRTARAGKSGVVVSLSLPHQRRQIFRLMEDAGVDASRHIIQSAGAFDPEVAEITGARSLTEVQADSANNSAKQAEREVAELTKELERLTRRAGELREEADRLVARAARERGEDPETAVAEVVAEAEAEVAAAAAAAAVPAQSEARDDRGGFQRRDDRGNFERRDNRGGDRDDRGGDRGGFRRDDRPSGGFNRDRRDDRGGDRGGFQRRDDRPSGGFRRDDRPSGGFRRDDRPSGGFNRDDRGGDRGGFRRDDRPSGGFRRDDRPSGGFNRDDRGGDRGGFRRDDRPSGGFNRDDRGGDRGFNRDRRDERPSGGFNRGGSDRPFNRDRRDDRPSGGGFRSGHDRPQGRRDEHRGTGTNTGSFGRRDDKPRWKRNG, encoded by the coding sequence ATGTCCATTTCCAGCACTGACCACTCCGTCCTGCCCGAGAACGAGAACAACGACACCGTCGGCGCCGTCGAGGCCCGCGAGAACGACGTCGTCGAGGCCGTAGCGGCCTCCGAGGTCATCGAGGTCGTCGAGATCGCCGAGTCCGAGGCGGACGAGCCCACCGAGAACGCCGAGCCCACCGTGACCTTCGCGGAGCTCGGTCTGCCCGAGGGCGTCGTGCGCAAGCTCGCGCAGAACGGCGTGACCACCCCCTTCCCGATCCAGGCCGCGACCATCCCGGACGCCCTGGCCGGCAAGGACATCCTCGGCCGTGGCCGCACCGGCTCCGGCAAGACCCTCTCCTTCGGTCTGCCGACCCTGGCCACGCTGGCCGGCGGCTCCACCGAGAAGAAGAAGCCCCGCGCGATCATCCTCACGCCGACCCGTGAGCTCGCGATGCAGGTCGCGGACGCCCTCCAGCCCTACGGCGACGTGCTCGGCCTGAAGATGAAGGTCGTCTGCGGCGGTACGTCGATGAGCAACCAGATCTACGCCCTGGAGCGTGGCGTCGACGTCCTCGTCGCCACGCCGGGCCGGCTGCGCGACCTCATCAACCGCGGCGCCTGCTCGCTCGCCAACGTCCAGGTCGCCGTCCTCGACGAGGCCGACCAGATGTCCGACCTGGGCTTCCTGCCCGAGGTCACCGAGCTGCTCGACCAGATCCCCGGCGGCGGCCAGCGGATGCTCTTCTCCGCCACCATGGAGAACGAGATCTCCACGCTGGTCAAGCGCTACCTGACCAACCCCGTCACGCACGAGGTCGACAGCGCGCAGGGCAACGTCTCGACGATGACCCACCACGTCCTGGTCGTGAAGCCCAAGGACAAGGCGCCGGTCACCGCCGCGATCGCCGCCCGCAAGGGCCGCACGATCATCTTCGTCCGCACCCAGCTGGGCGCGGACCGCATCGCCGAGCAGCTGTGCGAGTCGGGCGTGAAGGCCGACGCGCTGCACGGCGGCATGACGCAGGGCGCCCGTACCCGCGTCCTCGAGGACTTCAAGAAGGGCTACGTCAACGCCCTGGTCGCCACCGACGTCGCCGCCCGCGGCATCCACGTCGACGGCATCGACCTGGTCCTCAACGTGGACCCGGCCGGTGACCACAAGGACTACCTGCACCGCTCGGGCCGTACCGCCCGCGCCGGCAAGTCCGGTGTCGTCGTGTCGCTCTCGCTGCCGCACCAGCGCCGCCAGATCTTCCGGCTGATGGAGGACGCGGGCGTCGACGCCTCGCGCCACATCATCCAGAGCGCCGGCGCGTTCGACCCGGAGGTCGCCGAGATCACCGGCGCCCGTTCGCTGACCGAGGTCCAGGCCGACTCCGCGAACAACTCGGCCAAGCAGGCCGAGCGCGAGGTCGCCGAGCTCACCAAGGAGCTGGAGCGCCTGACCCGCCGGGCCGGCGAGCTGCGCGAGGAGGCCGACCGCCTGGTCGCCCGTGCCGCCCGCGAGCGCGGCGAGGACCCGGAGACCGCGGTCGCCGAGGTCGTCGCCGAGGCCGAGGCAGAGGTCGCGGCCGCTGCCGCCGCCGCTGCCGTTCCGGCCCAGTCGGAGGCCCGCGACGACCGCGGTGGCTTCCAGCGCCGTGACGACCGGGGCAACTTCGAACGCCGCGACAACCGTGGTGGCGACCGTGACGACCGCGGTGGCGACCGTGGCGGCTTCCGTCGCGACGACCGTCCCTCGGGCGGCTTCAACCGTGACCGCCGTGACGACCGTGGCGGCGACCGCGGTGGTTTCCAGCGCCGTGACGACCGTCCCTCCGGCGGCTTCCGCCGCGACGACCGTCCCTCGGGCGGGTTCCGTCGCGACGACCGTCCCTCGGGTGGCTTCAACCGTGACGACCGCGGTGGCGACCGTGGCGGCTTCCGCCGCGACGACCGTCCCTCGGGCGGGTTCCGTCGCGACGACCGTCCCTCGGGTGGCTTCAACCGTGACGACCGCGGTGGCGACCGTGGCGGCTTCCGCCGCGACGACCGTCCCTCGGGCGGCTTCAACCGCGACGACCGCGGCGGCGACCGCGGCTTCAACCGCGACCGTCGTGACGAGCGCCCCTCCGGCGGCTTCAACCGCGGTGGCAGCGACCGTCCGTTCAACCGCGACCGCCGTGACGACCGTCCCTCGGGCGGCGGCTTCCGCTCCGGCCACGACCGTCCCCAGGGCCGTCGTGACGAGCACCGCGGCACCGGCACCAACACCGGTTCCTTCGGCCGCCGCGACGACAAGCCCCGCTGGAAGCGCAACGGCTGA
- a CDS encoding metallopeptidase family protein has product MLEMTREEFEELVGEALDRIPPELTRLMDNVAVFVEDEPATDDPELLGLYEGTPLTDRGEWYAGVLPDRITIYRGPTLRMCASREEVVAETEVTVVHEIAHHFGIDDARLHALGYG; this is encoded by the coding sequence GTGCTGGAGATGACGCGCGAGGAGTTCGAGGAACTGGTCGGCGAGGCGCTGGACCGGATCCCGCCCGAGCTGACGAGGCTGATGGACAACGTCGCGGTGTTCGTCGAGGACGAGCCCGCCACGGACGACCCCGAGCTGCTCGGGCTCTACGAGGGAACCCCGCTCACCGATCGCGGCGAGTGGTACGCCGGCGTGCTTCCCGACCGCATCACCATCTACCGGGGGCCCACGCTGCGCATGTGCGCGTCGCGCGAAGAAGTGGTCGCCGAGACGGAAGTGACGGTCGTGCACGAGATCGCCCACCACTTCGGCATCGACGACGCCCGCCTCCACGCCCTCGGCTACGGCTGA